One part of the Muntiacus reevesi chromosome 20, mMunRee1.1, whole genome shotgun sequence genome encodes these proteins:
- the CDKN1A gene encoding cyclin-dependent kinase inhibitor 1 yields the protein MSEPSRDAHQIPRSSKACRCLFGPVDSEQLRQDCDALMASCVQEARERWNFDFVTETPLQGDFAWERVRGLGLPKLYLPVGPRDDLGGGKRPSPSPALLQGASQEDHLDLSLSCTLVTRSPERPEGTPGGPGPSQGRKRRQTSMTDFYHSKRRLICSKRKP from the exons ATGTCCGAGCCGTCCAGGGACGCGCATCAAATCCCCCGCAGCAGCAAGGCCTGCCGCTGCCTCTTTGGTCCAGTGGACAGCGAGCAGCTGCGCCAGGACTGCGACGCCCTCATGGCCAGCTGCGTGCAGGAGGCCCGAGAGCGGTGGAACTTCGACTTTGTCACCGAGACGCCGCTGCAGGGGGACTTCGCCTGGGAGCGCGTGAGGGGCCTCGGCCTGCCCAAGCTCTACCTGCCCGTGGGGCCCCGAGATGACCTGGGAGGGGGCAAGCGGCCGAGCCCCTCGCCCGCCCTGCTGCAGGGCGCGTCTCAGGAGGACCACTTGGACCTGTCGCTGTCCTGCACCCTCGTGACTCGCTCCCCTGAGCGGCCCGAGGGGACCCCCGGGGGGCCTGGCCCCTCCCAGGGCCGGAAACGGCGGCAGACCAGCATGACAG ATTTCTACCACTCCAAACGCAGGCTGATCTGCTCCAAGAGGAAGCCCTAA